A window from Malassezia japonica chromosome 1, complete sequence encodes these proteins:
- the RPB2 gene encoding DNA-directed RNA polymerase (COG:K; EggNog:ENOG503NW78) gives MYDEEEVEEISQEDCWDVIKAFFEEKGLVRQQIDSFNEFMSNTVQELVEESRSLTLEQSDQHSGHAEDKSRRYEIEFGQIYMNKPQQTEADGSTAPLFPQEARQRNLTYSAGLHVDVSQKVLVKGEEDELDENGDQLWVPDPSREEIVDEKVYLGKVPIMLHSQFCWLTDLPDEGKYSLNECPFDSGGYFIINGSEKVLIAQERMAANHVYVFAKAPPSPITFLAEIRSAVERGGKTISTMQVKLFSRNREKSLNNTIKATLPYIRNDIPIVIVFRALGIVPDREVLQHICYDFNDTQMLEMLKPCIEEAFVIQDRETALDFIGRRGTTTGLSRSKRTVYAQEILQKEMLPHISMSEGSNTKKAYFFGFMVHRLLLAALDRREIDDRDHFGKKRLDLAGPLLSGLFRMLFRKVTRDIYRHLQKCVEDQKEFHLQAAVRHATITNGLRYSLATGNWGDQKKAMQSKAGVSQVLNRYTFASTLSHLRRCNTPIGRDGKIAKPRQLHNTHWGMVCPAETPEGQACGLVKNLSLMSNISVGTPSAPIVEFLEEFGLNSLIDMQVADPKATKVFVNGVWLGTHDDPGQLVDTLRDLRRKDDISHEVSVVRDIREKELRIYTDSGRMLRPLFIVDQANMTLLIKRHHIQALNDETGEGWDWTRLVQSGVIEYLDTAEEETVLICMSPYDLEQSREFKASNGNLSTESSDATRRLRSIHTFAPDTWTHCEIHPAMILGVCASIIPFPDHNQSPRNTYQSAMGKQAMGVFLTNYQIRMDTMANILYYPQKPLATTRAMEYLRFRELPAGQNAIVAILCYSGYNQEDSVIMNQSAIDRGLFRSLYYRTFQDMEKKVGVITMEEFEKPTRDTAIRLKHGTYEKLDVDGLVPPGTRVSGEDIIIGKTAPLPPDSDELGMRSKTHTKKDVSTPMKSTESGIIDQVLITTNGEGAKFVKVRVRSTRVPQVGDKFASRHGQKGTVGITYRQEDLPFTAEGITPDIIINPHAIPSRMTIGHLVECLLSKVATLSGQEGDATPFTDLTVKGVSDILHSLGYQSRGLEVMYNGHTGRKLQAQVYLGPTYYQRLKHMVDDKIHSRARGPVQILTRQPVEGRSRDGGLRFGEMERDCMISHGMANFLKERMYDASDAYRLHICDICGLTAIANLRKNTFECRACRNRTSISQIHIPYAAKLLFQELMSMGITTRLY, from the coding sequence ATGTacgacgaggaagaggtGGAAGAGATCAGCCAGGAGGACTGCTGGGACGTGATCAAGGCCTTTTTCGAAGAAAAGGGCCTGGTGCGCCAGCAGATCGACTCGTTCAATGAGTTTATGAGCAACACTGTGCAGGAGTTGGTCGAGGAGAGCAGGAGTCTTACACTGGAACAGAGCGACCAGCACTCGGGCCATGCCGAGGACAAGTCGCGCCGCTACGAGATCGAGTTCGGCCAGATCTACATGAACAAGCCGCAACAGACCGAGGCAGATGGCTCTACGGCGCCCCTGTTCCCCCAagaggcgcggcagcgcaacCTGACCTACTCGGCCGGTCTCCACGTCGACGTCTCGCAAAAGGTCCTTGTcaagggcgaggaggacgagctgGACGAAAACGGCGACCAGCTCTGGGTCCCGGACCCCAGCCGCGAGGAGATTGTCGACGAAAAGGTGTATCTCGGAAAGGTGCCGATCATGCTTCACTCGCAGTTCTGCTGGCTGACCGATCTGCCGGACGAGGGCAAGTACAGTCTGAACGAATGCCCCTTCGACTCGGGTGGCTACTTTATCATTAACGGATCCGAAAAGGTGCTCATTGCGCAGGAACGCATGGCGGCGAACCACGTATACGTCTTTGCCAAGGCCCCGCCGTCGCCCATTACCTTCCTCGCTGAGATTCGCAGTGCGGTCGAACGGGGTGGCAAGACGATCAGCACCATGCAGGTAAAGCTCTTTTCTCGTAACCGCGAAAAGAGCCTGAACAACACGATCAAGGCGACGCTGCCCTATATCCGCAACGATATTCCGATCGTGATCGTGTTCCGTGCGCTGGGCATTGTGCCGGaccgcgaggtgctgcagcacatCTGCTACGACTTTAACGACACGCAGATGCTCGAAATGCTCAAGCCGTGTATCGAAGAGGCATTCGTCATCCAGGATCGCGAGACGGCACTCGACTTTatcggccgccgcggtaCGACCACCGGTCtctcgcgcagcaagcGTACGGTCTATGCGCAAGAGATTCTGCAAAAAGAGATGCTTCCGCACATTTCCATGTCGGAGGGCTCGAACACGAAGAAGGCGTACTTCTTTGGCTTTATGGTCCACCGtctgctcctcgccgcgctcgaccgccgcgagaTTGATGACCGCGACCACTTTGGCAAGAAGCGTCTCGATCTCGCTGGGCCGCTGCTCTCGGGCCTGTTCCGCATGCTCTTCCGCAAGGTCACGCGTGACATTTACCGCCACCTGCAAAAGTGTGTCGAGGACCAAAAGGAGTTCCACCTgcaggccgccgtgcgccacgccACCATCACTAACGGTCTGCGCtactcgctcgcgaccggTAACTGGGGCGACCAAAAGAAGGCGATGCAGTCCAAGGCGGGTGTGTCGCAGGTCTTGAACCGCTACACGTTCGCCTCGACGCTGTCGCacttgcgccgctgcaaCACGCCCATTGGGCGCGACGGCAAGATCGCCAAGCCGCGTCAGCTGCACAACACGCATTGGGGTATGGTGTGCCCCGCCGAGACACCGGAAGGCCAGGCTTGTGGTCTGGTCAAGAACCTCAGTCTCATGTCCAACATCTCGGTCGGCACGCCTTCGGCGCCCATTGTCGAGTTCTTGGAAGAGTTCGGCCTGAACAGCCTGATCGACAtgcaggtcgccgaccCCAAGGCGACCAAGGTGTTTGTCAACGGCGTGTGGCTCGGTACGCACGACGACCCCGGCCAGCTTGTCGACACGCTTCGCGatctgcgccgcaaggacGATATTTCGCACGAGGTGAGTGTCGTGCGTGATATCCGTGAAAAGGAGCTGCGTATCTACACGGACAGCGGCCGTATGCTGCGCCCCCTCTTCATTGTGGACCAGGCGAACATGACGCTGCTCATCAAGCGGCACCATATCCAGGCGCTCAACGACGAGACAGGCGAAGGCTGGGACTGGACACGCCTCGTGCAGTCGGGTGTGATCGAGTATCTGGACACGGCGGAGGAGGAGACGGTGCTGATCTGCATGTCGCCCTACGATCTCGAGCAGTCGCGCGAGTTCAAGGCGTCGAACGGCAACCTGTCGACCGAGTCGTCGGACGCGAcacgccgcctgcgctccATCCACACCTTTGCGCCCGACACCTGGACGCATTGCGAGATCCACCCGGCAATGATCCTTGGTGTGTGTGCCAGCATCATTCCCTTCCCCGACCACAACCAGTCGCCGCGTAACACCTACCAGTCGGCAATGGGCAAGCAGGCGATGGGTGTCTTTTTGACCAACTACCAGATTCGTATGGACACCATGGCGAATATCCTGTACTATCCGCAAAAGCCCCTCGCGACGACGCGTGCGATGGAGTACCTCCGCTTCCGTGAGCTGCCTGCGGGTCAGAATGCGATTGTCGCGATTCTCTGCTACTCGGGCTACAACCAGGAGGACTCGGTGATTATGAACCAGTCGGCGATCGACCGCGGTCTCTTCCGCTCGCTCTACTACCGCACCTTCCAGGACATGGAGAAGAAGGTCGGTGTGATTACTATGGAGGAGTTTGAGAagccgacgcgcgacaCGGCCATCCGCCTGAAGCATGGTACCTATGAGAAGCTCGACGTGGACGGCCTCGTACCGCCCGGCACGCGTGTCTCCGGCGAGGACATTATCATCGGCAAGACGGCGCCGTTGCCGCCGgacagcgacgagctgggTATGCGCAGCAAGACGCACACCAAGAAGGACGTCAGTACGCCGATGAAGAGCACCGAGAGCGGTATCATCGACCAGGTACTCATCACGACAAACGGCGAAGGCGCCAAGTTCGTCAAGGTCCgtgtgcgctcgacgcgtgtGCCGCAGGTCGGCGACAAGTTTGCCTCGCGTCACGGGCAGAAGGGTACGGTGGGTATTACCTACCGCCAAGAGGACCTGCCGTTCACTGCCGAGGGTATCACGCCGGACATTATCATCAACCCCCACGCCATTCCCAGTCGTATGACCATCGGGCACTTGGTCGAGTGTCTCCTTTCCAaggtcgcgacgctctcggGCCAGGAAGGTGATGCGACGCCCTTTACCGACCTCACGGTCAAGGGCGTGTCGGACATTCTCCACTCGCTTGGCTACCAGTCGCGTGGCCTGGAGGTGATGTACAACGGCCACACGGGCCGCaagctgcaggcgcaggtgTACCTCGGCCCGACGTACTACCAGCGCCTGAAGCACATGGTCGACGACAAGATCCActcgcgtgcgcgtggTCCCGTACAGATCCTCACGCGCCAGCCCGTCGAGGGTCGCTCGCGTGACGGTGGTCTGCGTTTCGGTGAGATGGAGCGCGACTGTATGATCTCGCACGGTATGGCCAACTTTTTGAAGGAGCGCATGTACGACGCCAGTGACGCGTACCGCCTGCACATTTGTGACATTTGTGGCCTGACGGCGATCGCGAACTTGCGCAAGAACACGTTCGagtgccgcgcgtgccgcaaTCGCACGTCCATCTCGCAAATTCACATTCCGTACGCGGCCAAGCTTCTGTTCCAGGAGCTGATGAGTATGGGTATCACTACGCGTTTGTACTAG
- the CWC25 gene encoding RNA-splicing factor (EggNog:ENOG503NY8V; COG:A), with translation MGAGDLNMKKSWHPLLHSNQEKVWLQEQEAAAERKKLEELRKEREHERQMQELQRIHEEAGGKKRVERVEWMYNTPAAKSGPSEGELEDYLLGKKRVDKLLQGNEAEQLSRTANIGAKDAPSANTQRDMAAKIREDPLLAIKQQEQAVYEMLMKDPTRLRQMRAKMGLEPERKERKHRHRHRDQDERREDRHRHRDERRSDYDRRDRDYDRRHDDHHRHRRRDDRERYDRRDDRERYDRGDDRSERYERRDDRTPRRTPRDDRDGYRSRPDDSYDRAARRDRTYTPRDTPRHTHDARPSRPRSRSPQRPRSDADREAKLAAMMSDAKKMDDERSARIQKITAEERSTQAEEDQRRNDAYDHSKWREGGGTGKAAFLVDQQRSLWGEQSGGMDLHERLRRSRHGLERIAPDE, from the coding sequence AtgggcgcgggcgacttGAATATGAAAAAGTCGTGGCACCCCCTCCTGCACAGCAACCAGGAAAAGGTCTGGTTGCAGGAGcaggaggcggcggccgaaCGCAAAAAACTCGAGGAACTGCGGAAGGAGCGCGAACATGAACGCCAGAtgcaggagctgcagcgcatccacgAAGAGGCGGGTGGCAagaagcgcgtcgagcgcgtggaaTGGATGTACAATACCCCGGCGGCCAAGAGCGGGCCGAGCGAGGGAGAGCTCGAGGATTATTTGCTCGGAAAAAAACGCGTCGACAAGCTCTTGCAGGGcaacgaggccgagcagctctcGCGCACAGCGAATATCGGCGCAAAGGACGCGCCTAGCGCCAATACGCAGCGCGATATGGCGGCAAAGATCCGCGAGGATCCACTGCTTGCGATTAAGCAGCAGGAGCAGGCCGTGTACGAAATGCTCATGAAAGACCCCACGCGTCTGCGCCAAATGCGCGCCAAGATGGGCCTCGAGccggagcgcaaggagcgcaagcacaGGCATAGGCACCGCGATcaggacgagcgccgcgaggacaGGCATCGCCACCGCGACGAACGGCGATCGGATTacgaccgccgcgatcGCGACTATGACAGGCGCCACGACGACCACCatcgccaccgccgccgcgacgaccgcgagcgctacgaccgccgcgatgACCGTGAGCGCTACGATCGTGGCGACGACCGTAGCGAGCGCTACGAACGTCGGGACGACCGCACGCCCCGCCGCACGCCCCGTGACGACCGCGACGGATACCGCTCGCGCCCCGACGACTCGTACgaccgcgctgcgcgccgtgaCCGTACCTATACCCCCCGCGACACGCCGAGACATACCCACGACGCACGCCCTTCTCGCCCTCGTTCGCGCTCGCCCCAGCGCCctcgcagcgacgcggaccgTGAAGCAAAGCTAGCAGCTATGATGTCGGATGCCAAGAAAatggacgacgagcgctcggcacgcatcCAAAAGATCACGGCCGAAGAGCGAAGCACTCAGGCCGAAGAAGaccagcgccgcaacgaCGCATACGACCACAGCAAATGGCGCGAGGGCGGCGGAACCGGCAAGGCTGCCTTTCTTGTCGACCAGCAACGCAGTCTCTGGGGCGAGCAGAGCGGCGGCATGgacctgcacgagcgcctgcgccgctcgcgccacGGACTCGAACGCATCGCCCCCGACGAATAG
- a CDS encoding uncharacterized protein (BUSCO:EOG092625OH; TransMembrane:7 (n8-17c21/22o193-215i227-248o288-304i316-338o344-367i388-406o426-450i); COG:S; SECRETED:SignalP(1-21); EggNog:ENOG503NXD6), with protein sequence MHGPWLRLLVTWALFALPAFAYIVGIEDSEGLRQTCSGMFAGKNTSIDVVFYPKSQGRATALVYELNELSHIGKFDQVRQQYGQIFKTYVCSTQAVEHGLCTEKDLGNFIVDDSRGKTYTVQQKQFDFGAGSTTTNVFSYNVTVTGYYCAVATSLSPAADPAQTNQRLNQFSGHVDFHNVFRGNLPAAEHPKLMFYGLMTLLYVILGAVWLTFCGIHREQIVTVQHFISATIIFLVIELACQWLYYAYYNNHAIDFARFRAVDGSSSVTTTARFLLVLTNVLSAMRDSLSFFLLLIVSMGYGVVRPTIGSVLRKVQILTALHFVFGVMYSIGIILILLEMNGSWIFLFIFPLAATLTTFLMWILHSLKSTIQYLTNRRQTYKRGMFQRLYYILIGAVVAIMGFFFFSSFLVASNGTSELATTSWQYRWFLLDGSLSILYFVVFTSIAYVWRPTGQNMRLATSDELATDEEADVGDYEVHTLGGDDELDDDAVEVGSQHLKDLSHIHETDQHEGLPPYSGGPSRASSMHKAKGDDDELVFDADDAEYAPPMRPSYDAGGNEVERERLQLSDDEGDARKKD encoded by the exons ATGCACGGCCCTTGGCTGAGGTTGCTCGTAACCTGGGCGCTCTTTGCCCTGCCGGCGTTTGCGTACATTGTCGGCATCGAGGATAGCGAGGGGCTGCGACAGACATGCAGTGGCATGTTTGCTGGCAAGAATACCTCGATCGATG TCGTGTTCTACCCCAAGTCCCAAgggcgcgcgacggcgctcgtgtACGAGCTGAACGAGCTCAGTCATATCGGAAAGTTTGACCAGGTGCGGCAGCAGTATGGCCAGATT TTCAAAACGTACGTGTGCAGCACACAGGCCGTGGAGCACGGATTGTGCACCGAAAAGGACCTCGGCAACTTTATTGTCGACGACTCGCGCGGCAAGACGTACACGGTCCAGCAAAAGCAGTTTGACTTTGGCGCAGGGAGCACGACGACCAACGTTTTTTCGTACAATGTTACTGTCACTGGCTACTACTGTGCCGTGGCCACGTCGCTGAGCCCAGCTGCCGACCCGGCCCAAACGAACCAGCGTCTGAACCAGTTTTCGGGCCACGTCGACTTCCACAACGTGTTTCGCGGTAATCTTCCGGCGGCAGAGCATCCCAAGCTCATGTTTTACGGCCTGATGACTCTTCTCTATGTGATCCTCGGCGCAGTGTGGCTCACGTTTTGTGGCATTCACCGCGAGCAGATTGTCACGGTACAGCACTTTATTTCGGCTACAATCATCTTTCTTGTGATTGAGTTGGCGTGCCAATGGCTGTATTATGCGTATTACAACAACCACGCAATCGATTTTGCACGTTTCCGTGCGGTGGACGGAAGCTCGTCGGTGACGACCACGGCGCGTTTCCTGTTGGTGCTTACGAATGTGCTGAgtgcgatgcgcgacaGTCTCTCCTTCTTTCTCCTGCTGATTGTGTCGATGGGCTACGGTGTAGTGCGTCCCACTATTGGCTCAGtcctgcgcaaggtgcAGATTCTCACTGCCTTGCACTTTGTCTTTGGCGTAATGTACTCCATCGGCATTATTTTGATTCTGCTCGAGATGAACGGCAGCTGGATTTTCCTCTTCATCTTCCCGCTCGCCGCGACACTCACTACGTTCTTAATGTGGATTCTGCACTCGCTCAAGTCGACGATCCAGTACCTGACCAACCGCAGGCAGACGTACAAGCGCGGTATGTTCCAGCGCCTGTACTATATCCTGATCGGTGCTGTCGTGGCCATTATGGGCTTTTTCTTCTTTTCGTCGTTCTTGGTCGCAAGCAACGGAACGAGCGAGTTGGCGACGACTTCGTGGCAGTACCGTTGGTTCTTGTTGGATGGGTCGCTGAGTATCCTCTATTTTGTCG TCTTTACGTCGATTGCCTATGTCTGGCGGCCGACCGGTCAAAACATGCGTCTCGCGACCTCGGATGAGCTGGCGACAGACGAGGAAGCGGATGTGGGCGACTATGAAGTGCATACGCTTGGAGGCGATGACGAGCTCGATGATGATGCAGTCGAAGTTGGATCGCAGCACCTGAAAGACCTCTCGCACATCCACGAGACGGATCAGCACGAGGGCTTGCCGCCGTATTCGGGCGGCCCAAGTCGCGCTTCTTCGATGCACAAGGCCAAGggtgacgacgacgagcttgtGTTTGATGCGGACGATGCAGAGTATGCACCCCCGATGCGTCCGTCGTACGATGCTGGTGGGAACGAGGTTGAAAGGGAACGGCTACAACTCTCGGACGATGAAGGCGATGCACGCAAGAAAGATTAA
- a CDS encoding uncharacterized protein (EggNog:ENOG503PM5M), giving the protein MSVPLRWALGPVRTLRTSRGAWSQRRWDMDLPTESDMPPTLDAIDALAPAARARRAKGESDAEFARTRWETAFRSVRDSFTRPQLYDLAKEAQLRNIRSSLPKAELVRAFLEQRFSLKNPDVLGDASAFVPLELGDVFLLARNGRNLFEAARDADATVSIEKRDGQTGAAVRGTEQGIATLSDWLSSFCAHIHKASIEADAPLGLVHMIAERSGCYLEKEGKEIHMRFTDATAAHTAAVLLQQYNSRTSASHLACLGAPSKPLIPLPYAPGTLHSLADAYAMKSEHVRYTAPQHAAFATTGLSHVDLEGLREAAAPAPLPIELLGGEWKTHLRVAFGHAVWPATSQPTSLSDLAPSLFLPSTPPSCMRATELGPYTAGAEKEAEQVRLYYRATLDARPLDLVITLHTTPERSIFQEAQWIVQSSTDVLCPAASIDARISAQSTAPMHTRALRETALDTYLQSINAWGDVASPGVDALAPDAAPHHAPLAPRTLGMRLGDDFLHLSLYRTETVVQRTTPYKLQDEPEDEPILHLYKEATKTDAMQGFAIAATINWTHWPSSDEQVELLSELVRTPYLSLGRQAS; this is encoded by the exons ATGTCGGTGCCGCTCCGCTGGGCACTGGGCCCTGTAcgcaccttgcgcacgagccgTGGCGCATGGTCGCAGCGGCGCTGGGACATGGATCTGCCTACCGAGTCCGACATGCCCCCGACGCTCGATGCGATCGACGCGttggcgccggccgcgcgcgcgcgccgcgccaaagGCGAGAGCGACGCCGAGTTCGCACGGACACGCTGGGAGACGGCGTTCCGTAGCGTACGCGACTCGTTTACGCGCCCCCAGCTGTACGACCTCGCAAAAGaagcgcagctgcgcaatatccgctcgtcgctgcccaaggccgagtTGGTCCGTGCTTttctcgagcagcgcttTTCGCTCAAGAATcccgacgtgctcggcgacgcgtcaGCATTTGtcccgctcgagctcggcgacgtgttCCTGCTTGCACGCAATGGCCGCAACCTGTTCGAggctgcgcgcgacgcggacgcaACTGTCTCGatcgagaagcgcgacggGCAGACCGGTGCAGCGGTGCGGGGCACCGAGCAAGGTATTGCTACGCTCTCTGACTGGCTCTCGTCGTTTTGTGCGCATATCCACAAGGCCTCGATCGAAGCGGATGCCCCACTTGGACTTGTTCACATGATTGCAGAGCGGTCGGGATGCTACCTGGAAAAGGAGGGCAAGGAAATCCATATGCGATTCACCGATGCGACCGCCGCACATACTGCCGCTGTGCTCCTGCAGCAGTACAACAGCCGCACCAGTGCATCGCACCTtgcgtgcctcggcgcgccgagcaagCCGCTGATTCCCCTGCCGTACGCACccggcacgctgcacaGCCTTGCGGACGCGTACGCCATGAAGAGCGAGCATGTGCGGTAcactgcgccgcagcacgccgcgttTGCCACGACCGGCCTGTCGCACGTGGACCTCGAGgggctgcgcgaggcggcggccccAGCGCCGCTCCCGATCGAGCTGTTGGGCGGCGAGTGGAAGACGCATTTGCGTGTCGCTTTCGGCCACGCCGTGTGGCCTGCGACATCCCAACCGACCTCGCTCTCCGACCTCGCCCCGTCGCTCTTTCTGCcaagcacgccgccgagctgcatGCGGGCGACCGAGCTGGGGCCGtacacggccggcgccgagaaggaggccgagcaggtgcgtCTGTACTACCGCGCGAcactcgacgcgcggccACTCGACCTGGTCATCACGCTGCACACGACGCCGGAACGCAGCATCTTCCAAGAAGCGCAGTGGATCGTCCAGAGCTCCACAGATGTCCTGTGCCCTGCCGCCTCGATCGATGCACGCATTTCGGCACAGTCGACGGCGCCGATGCATACACGCGCCCTGCGCGAGACGGCGCTTGACACGTATTTACAGAGCATTAACGCATGGGGCGacgtcgcctcgccgggcgtcgacgcgctcgctccggacgcggcgccgcaccaCGCCCCTCTTGCTCCTCGCACGCTTGGCAtgcgccttggcgacgATTTCCTACACCTCTCCTTGTACCGCACCGAGACAGTCGTCCAGCGCACCACGCCGTACAAGCTGCAGGACGAGCCAGAAGACGAGCCGATTTTGCATCTCTACAAAGAGGCTACCAAGACGGATGCCATGCAAGGCTTCGCCATCGCTGCTACG ATCAACTGGACACACTGGCCCTCGTCCGACGAACAAGTAGAACTGCTCTCCGAGCTGGTCCGCACGCCGTACCTCTCGCTCGGGCGGCAGGCTTCGTAG
- a CDS encoding uncharacterized protein (COG:L; EggNog:ENOG503P72K), producing the protein MSSYAHKVNDPTATIASLQEQIATLQSLIENTFKKPMAECLAELEGTDASARAADAQAALQGRLTGAKLLVSAAYVYLDVIWMYLKSKGIDPKTHPVHDELERVQAYFTKLKKAAGSEEGPSQRIDQGAAARMISAAAGEKRKHKRFDGEEEDEKSEPTKPTSQKASKKESKAKDAAKAEPKTTPEKDSAKSKGDAKTKTKKADKHEPKKRADAPKKKRAHA; encoded by the exons ATGTCGTCCTATGCGCATAAAGTCAACGACCCGACCGCGACAATTGCGTCGCTGCAGGAGCAGATTGCTACACTGCAGTCGCTTATAGAGAATACATTCAAGAAGCCGATGGCCGAGTGCctcgcggagctcgagggAACCGACGCCTCGGCACGTGCGGCGGATGCACAGGCCGCCCTGCAAGGGCGCCTTACCGGCGCCAAGCTGCTTGTCAGCGCTGCATACGTCTACCTGGATGTGATCTGGA TGTATCTGAAGAGCAAGGGCATCGATCCCAAGACGCACCCAGTCCACGACGAACTG GAACGTGTACAGGCCTACTTTACCAAGCTAAAAAAGGCGGCAGGATCTGAAGAGG GCCcgtcgcagcgcatcgaccagggtgccgccgcacgcatgATTTCcgcagccgccggcgaGAAACGCAAGCACAAGCGCTTTGACGGTGAAGAGGAGGACGAAAAGAGCGAGCCCACCAAACCCACGAGCCAAAAGGCATCGAAAAAGGAGAGTAAGGCCAAGGAcgccgccaaggccgagcccAAGACGACCCCTGAAAAAGACTCGGCCAAGTCTAAAGGCGATGCAAAGACCAAGACCAAGAAAGCCGACAAGCACGAGCccaagaagcgcgccgacgcacccAAGAAGAAGCGCGCCCACGCATAG
- a CDS encoding uncharacterized protein (COG:K; EggNog:ENOG503Q53S), whose protein sequence is MQSQEQLCTELLAFENQLLNTLASHSEARLARLRAAAEHIKREVLARQERGTLSPSTCHLGARVGQRLERLAGLLRSQENEAVAMRTMTQNELLLLLQRTPSLQETPNRGDKGETTLNASRMRTWFLHNLGYPFPTRDDKLQILEDTNAEAKSRADCLVYNQAVLWFINTRRRSGWTRFLRSYAGDDKAKMLQIAWALQNEEPDEDRIWYAGPLFVHGMPHRVRDGRTVHPRSLRHVFPEASERFLNDLRSDWYAVVERVKVGVKERVGDWIDEVLRLSGTGHEAQEQPRPTTRRASARK, encoded by the coding sequence ATGCAGTCGCAAGAGCAGCTGTgcaccgagctgctcgccttTGAGAACCAGCTGCTAAACACGCTCGCGAGCcacagcgaggcgcgcctggcacgtctgcgtgccgccgccgagcacatcaagcgcgaggtgcttgcgcgccAGGAGCGAGGCACGCtgtcgccgtcgacgtgccacctcggggcgcgcgtcggccagcgcctcgagcggctTGCCGGCCTGCTCCGCTCGCAGGAGAacgaggcggtggcgaTGCGTACCATGACGCAgaacgagctgctgctccttttgcagcgcacgccgtcgctgcAGGAGACGCCAAACCGGGGGGATAAGGGGGAGACGACGCTgaacgcgtcgcgcatgcgGACCTGGTTCTTGCACAACCTCGGCTACCCTTTCCCGACACGCGACGACAAGCTCCAGATCCTGGAGGATACCAACGCCGAGGCGAAAAGCCGCGCCGATTGCCTCGTGTACAACCAGGCGGTGCTCTGGTTCATCAACACCCGCCGGCGCTCAGGCTGGACGCGTTTCCTGCGCAGCTATGCGGGCGACGACAAGGCCAAGATGCTCCAGATTGCGTGGGCATTGCAGAACGAGGAGCCGGACGAGGACAGGATATGGTATGCAGGGCCGCTCTTTGTGCATGGCATGCCGCATAGGGTGCGGGATGGACGGACCGTGCATCCCAGGTCGCTGCGCCATGTCTTTCCCGAGGCCAGCGAGCGGTTCTTGAATGacttgcgcagcgactGGTACGcagtcgtcgagcgtgtcaAGGTCGGCGtcaaggagcgcgtcggcgactggatcgacgaggtcctgcgcctctCGGGCACGGGGCACGAGGCACAGGAGCAGCCccggccgacgacgcggcgtgcgaGCGCTCGGAAGTAG